A portion of the Saccharomyces paradoxus chromosome XV, complete sequence genome contains these proteins:
- the CKA2 gene encoding casein kinase 2 catalytic subunit CKA2 (Alpha' catalytic subunit of casein kinase 2 (CK2)~similar to YOR061W), which yields MPLPPSTLNQKSNRVYSVARVYKNACEGRPQEYWDYEQGVTIDWGKISNYEIINKIGRGKYSEVFSGRCIVNNQKCVIKVLKPVKMKKIYRELKILTNLTGGPNVVGLYDIVQDADSKIPALIFEEIKNVDFRTLYPTFKLPDIQYYFTQLLIALDYCHSMGIMHRDVKPQNVMIDPTERKLRLIDWGLAEFYHPGVDYNVRVASRYHKGPELLVNLNQYDYSLDLWSVGCMLAAIVFKKEPFFKGSSNPDQLVKIATVLGTKELLGYLGKYGLHLPSEYDNIMRDFTKKSWTHFITSETKLAVPEVVDLIDNLLRYDHQERLTAKEAMEHKFFKTKFE from the coding sequence ATGCCATTACCTCCGTCAACATTGAACCAGAAATCTAATAGAGTCTACTCTGTAGCTAGAGTGTACAAGAATGCCTGTGAGGGGAGACCACAGGAATACTGGGATTACGAACAAGGGGTGACCATCGATTGGGGGAAGATTTCCAATTACGAAattatcaataaaattGGAAGAGGGAAATATTCCGAAGTGTTCAGCGGTAGATGTATTGTAAATAACCAGAAATGTGTTATTAAGGTTCTGAAACCAgttaaaatgaaaaaaatttatagaGAGTTAAAAATTCTGACTAATTTAACAGGTGGGCCCAATGTTGTTGGCCTTTATGATATAGTACAAGACGCTGACTCCAAAATACCTGCTTTGATCTTTGAGgaaattaaaaatgtcGATTTCAGAACTTTATATCCGACTTTCAAACTTCCTGACATCCAGTATTACTTCACGCAATTACTGATTGCGTTAGATTACTGCCATTCCATGGGCATAATGCATAGAGACGTGAAGCCTCAGAATGTCATGATTGATCCTACGGAACGTAAACTAAGGCTAATCGATTGGGGCCTGGCGGAATTTTACCATCCAGGTGTAGATTACAACGTTCGTGTCGCTTCGCGTTACCACAAGGGGCCAGAACTGTTAGTAAACTTGAACCAATATGACTACTCCCTAGACCTATGGTCGGTGGGATGTATGCTAGCAgctattgttttcaaaaaagaaccttttttcaaaggatCGTCCAACCCAGATCAACTGGTGAAGATTGCCACAGTACTAGGAACAAAAGAATTATTAGGCTATTTGGGTAAGTACGGGTTGCACCTACCATCTGAATATGACAACATTATGAGagattttacaaaaaaatcgtGGACTCACTTTATAACTTCCGAGACCAAACTAGCTGTTCCTGAAGTGGTTGATTTAATCGACAATTTGTTAAGGTATGACCATCAAGAAAGATTAACAGCAAAAGAAGCTATGGAACataagtttttcaaaaccaaGTTTGAATAA
- a CDS encoding uncharacterized protein (similar to YOR062C) encodes MTSLDDTVLTKKNIALLDNATNYIRPAIDYFHFRWDCDSLDVSTTWRLLLKMRKHKLLRLPSCSSENEFDYTIYMARLYHCMWRRWSIKHFNLDDCKINPLNINWNKEIDVTVLYGPDLVGIHEREQPASTDFHVRNIKKQGKQLSDTAKDESGSSPLDKDGVFSLNGKWSSQRSISFNDTVRRRDIDKRGRFRESCVLINDINQFQSYSIVWDENRHRYRRQALPDTYCYDHLYLNGNETPRKMSNDDITIPQNLHSITEGSYIYIK; translated from the coding sequence ATGACTAGTTTAGATGACACTGTGCtgaccaaaaaaaatatagcGCTATTGGACAACGCGACCAACTACATCCGCCCCGCCATAGattatttccattttaGATGGGACTGTGATAGCTTGGATGTATCCACTACATGGCGCTTGTTATTAAAAATGCGCAAGCATAAATTATTGCGGTTACCCAGCTGTTCTTCTGAAAATGAGTTCGACTATACCATATACATGGCTAGGTTGTATCATTGCATGTGGAGGCGGTGGTCCATAAAGCACTTCAACTTAGACGACTGTAAAATCAATCCGCTAAACATAAACTGgaataaagaaatagacGTTACTGTTCTTTATGGACCCGATCTGGTCGGAATACACGAAAGAGAGCAACCTGCTTCAACGGACTTTCATGTAAGGAATATAAAGAAGCAAGGAAAGCAATTATCAGACACAGCAAAGGATGAGAGTGGTTCTTCACCACTGGACAAGGACGGCGTATTTAGTTTGAACGGAAAATGGTCCTCTCAGCGGTCAATATCATTCAACGATACCGTTCGGAGGCGAGATATTGATAAACGGGGGAGATTTCGCGAGTCGTGCGTTCTGATAAATGATATAAACCAGTTTCAAAGCTATTCCATTGTCTGGGACGAGAATAGACACCGCTACCGTCGGCAAGCCCTTCCAGACACGTATTGTTACGACCATCTCTACCTTAATGGCAACGAAACTCCCCGGAAGATGTCTAACGATGACATAACGATTCCTCAAAACCTGCATAGCATTACGGAAGGCTCTTATATCTATATAAAGTGA